GAATGCGTTGTTCGTCGTGTTATGGTGGACGTACACCTTCCACCACGCCCTTCCCTCCCCTCGCCCCTGTCGTTATCCACCCGGGGTGGGTTTATTGCAGCCGCGTACCGATTTCCACACGTGCGATCGCGTTACCTCATGGAGCTGCGTGTTTGCGATTAATTGCGCAAGATCTAACGCAGCTGCCGACCTTCGTGGATCCTGGCGATCTTGCCACACCGACACGGACAGGACGGTAGCACGGGGCAACCAGTTCCCCTGTGAGAAATTTAAACGATCGATGGATACtgcgtatgtatgtacttggtgGAAATCGTTCCCACGTCATTTGACGATGAAATGATTGATCGGTGACGGGCTACTAGGAAAATCATCGTGgttcttttaataataattgcatTGGTTTTGTTTAAGTGGACTCGCGAGGAAGTGCAGAAGGTTTTGATGTGtagttgtaatcagaaggaaattccctacatattcaaagagtttcagaaatttttgagtTTCCGagttcgagatgttcccttgtaagcctaCTTGTAAGTATACTTGAGAAAGTATAGTTGGTCGATGCtacacatcgatggcttacaagggaacatctcgaactcggaaattcaaaaaattctgaaaccctttgaatatgtagggaatttccttctgattacaacacaatttttgcttgctgcttaaattcactctaagggggtgtaattgacccctgaaaatccggttacttttcgattttgtattataactcgtgaattgtcaaataattttttcaccaaatgatagattcaattaaaagaagtaactttcttcttgaaacttttttatagCCGTTTCTTCGGGGGttagtttcacccccttcgagtgaatttaggcagccaacaaaaattgcgttttaatcagaaggaaatctccTGCATATTGACAAAGTTTCggaggtttttgaattttcgggttcgggaccttTCAttgttagtgcacaaatattgggGTATAAGTTTAAACATGCAACGGTAcatatgaaaaatattatttttgacaaatttatgaagtatatacgaatgtgatttttatacagcataaagaaacagtcaaaaactatattttgcatgtaaaaactgaaatttcacaaaaaggtggacatacaatatttctgcactaaGCCGTCGATATGAAATAATGCGATTCATTCGTGACAGGCAATAGTGGGagtaattaaaaatgttatacgGATCAAAGTAGCCACTGCAGCTTAATTATGGTTTAATTTTTATGTATGGGTACGTAGCGAGGCACTGTAATGAGCAAAATTTTGAACTGTATTTTTTTGCAAACTCTTGAATACTGTATCCTGTTCTAGTTCTTGTTCGAGCTATTGAACTAGGTTTATTTAGGttgatttaatttatttcaagtTGCAGGATTGTTTAATCCACTTCTGATTTGGATGTTAAGCGTGTAACGCGATGATTAGCATCGTAGCTAATTCGAGGGAAAATTGTGGATTCGAGAtgcatttataattaattagagatTCACGTGTAATAGAGCTGATAGCTTTCCACGACGATATTAGCGGTATTAACGATCGTGGAAGCGGATATTGATACAAGTGTAACCCACATTCGTTGTTATTTAACGCCTCGTGTTTTAGTACGTACTGGATAAACTTTAACGGTCCCAAGAATATCGGGCAAACTGTAATTACTCGGTGCTTGCTGCCACTGAATTACGTTTCTGGCACAGAATTACCAGcagatatttgtataaataCATTCTCCTCCTGAGACGCATGGCACGACGCAGCTAACGGTCACAGTGCGTTCGATCAATTTTACATAGAACATCGCTGAGGAAAGCGACAAGAAGTTGGTCAATCATGGTTCAccgcagaaattcgaaatatgcCCAGCTGTTTTTTTACGCTTTGCAAAACACGCTCTATATTCCGAAGAAAAAATCGCAATCGGATTTCTTCCGGGCATCAGCCATTTAATCAGAGTAATCCAAGGAATTTTAACGATGCAATTGCGAGAAATAATTATTCTGGGCGTTTTACATATTAGCGGAAGAAATCTCACGCTTTCATAAACTCCTCGACGGAAAATTTACAGATCCCTTTTCTGGAACAGCAgtattgtttttaaaatgctgTTGTTGAATTGCAAACCTCACTTAACTGCAAAATCGTCGTTATTAGGTTGGAAACGTAATTTGATACGGAAACTGTTCTCAGTAGATTGCATCTGCTATGCAGATGTGGTTAAGGTTCAACCGGTAAAGTGAATATTTTCCGCATAAACAGTAAAAATGAgctaattaaaatatattaatactgtaaactgtaaatttAAGGATCGCAAACTGTGTAACACAAATATGCACCAGTTGGATTAAATAACAGTCATCACTTACCAGTCTGATGTACATGCTGATCATCTCCGTCAGCTGTGGGGCTCGATTCGTGTGCAATGGCAGCCTGACTCCCGATGCAATCTGCATGACACACACACCAACCCTGGGAGAGCTGACAGAGACGATGTCCTCCAAGGGTAGGGTCTCCAGGATGACTAGATCGCCGTTTGGAGTGCGTTTGATCAAACGAAGACCGTGGTGAGAGACTGCCACGTGTTGGGTTTCTGGATGCTGCGGACCGATCTGACGGAAAGATGAattcaaataaattcaaatcatcatactctaaaataattttacagtaaaaaaaacCTTGGAAAGCACTAACTAAAgccaaaattaaataaaatactaaaaacACTTAAATTTCTAAGATAGgaatttgatgaaatttaagTAAAACGAAGCCAGTGTCAGCTGACAATACAATAAAGAAGCAAGAGAGTCTAAGACACTTATAGGAACGATAACTAGCAGTACGTTGTTCAATGCCTTCGAAGTCAGACTAGCAATAAAGCTTCAATATCCCAGTAGTCGACAATGCAATTTAAccgttgcattttcttttcgcgACTTTCCTTTCGGGAATGTCACGTATGATTAACCATGTATAAACACCCTGCACGGTAATTATTACCAACAGCCAGCCGCAGGCCGTGGCAAAAGCGCGAAACGAACAGAACCGAATTTAATTCGCCTTAATAACTGGCAACACCCAAGAAAACAGATTGCTCACCGATACTGGAAATATCCTGGCGAAATATAGGGGCCACTGTTTAGCCATATCGACCACGTTCTTCTTGATGGTGATCTTGTGCTGCGTGCTCTGCAGGTTGTCCAACGTGACGCCATAGTTGTCCAGCATCTTCAGCATGTTCTGCCTGTCCTCCTTCGTGATCCTGATGCTGGACGTGGCGAGGACGTCGTACGCCACCTGGCAGAACACCAGGTGCAGGGCCAGGGGACTGTTGAGCGTTTCGTTGGGAGCGAACACTTCCTTCTTCACCCTCAACGTCCACGTCACCCTGTTGTATGTGAAGTGGGCGGTGGAAGTTTGAGGGTAGAGCTTCGTGTTCATCACTTCCTGAACCTTCTCGATCTCCGGCTTCTCTGCTGGTGGCAGCACTGGTCTGAGGAACTCGGGCCACTCTTCGATCTCGATCCTCTCCATCTTGTCGGTGCGATGGGTCGACGCCACGCTGGACCTCCTGTCGGTGTCACGATCCAGTTTCTTGAAGCTCTGGCGAGCGGCTGCGAAAGAATCCCTCGTGTTCGGCATCACGCCAAAGTCCCTGGGCGATGGCATACCGAAGCTGTCTCTAGACTTCGGGGACACGTCCCTGGTCATCCCGAAGGGATCCCTCTTGGAGCTCGAGTTCTCGAATATGTCCCTGGCATACTTGGGGTCGAAGATGTCCGAGTTCATGTCTCGACGTGAATCGAAGTCGGAGCTTCTGTCTCTGGCTGAACTGGCCATGTCAGTGCTGTCCTTTCCGTAGAAGTCCTTGGACTTCTGGTCCTGCGAACGAGACTTGTCGAACTCGCTCCTGTACTCGTGGCTCTCCCGCAGGTGCTGCTGGGACGCGAATATGTCTCGACTGTGGCTGAACATGTCACGCTGGGTCTTGGAAAAGTGTTCGAAGGTCTCCGAGTCCGGGGATGTCCTGAAGGAGTCCCGAGACTTCGGCTCAACTGGGGCTGGGGGTGATCTTGGTTGTGGCACGCCAGATTGACTGAAATTTTAAAGATAGATTGATTATTGAATGAAAGAGTTCTGTAGTCGTAAAGCGGATTATTGTAGACATGCTAAATCGAAGGCTCCCTATTCTTTTTCGTTTAAGGAATTGTTGCAGCAAGCGGATGATTCATTCCTATGCTATTCTACTTCTAAGTTGGGTTTGAACAATACCTATTGCTGTACATGCTTCCACCTCTAGGACTAGGCGGTTGTGGAGGTGTGACCGGAAGCGGAGGTGGCACAGGCCTCTCCATCCTTTCGATCTGCGTTCTGACTACTTGAGCTTGAGTCATCATGTCGGTGGTGCCTTTCGAAGTAACGCTTTGCGTGTCATCGGCTGTTGAAGCATAATCGTCCCATCGACCTCCTTCGAaacatgaaaaaatgttacaagATCTTCATTGCCCATTGATTATATTCATTTGGAGGGTGTAAAAATTTAGTTACCTAATTGTTGTTCGAGCAGAAGTTTCCTATTGTCCTCCAAACGCTTCACTTTGCCATCTTCTCGGGGAAGTGCAGGTTTCTCAGTAGTTTTCGTCGATCTTACGCTATGATTCGCCGTCACTTTCTCTAATCTTTGCCGCATTTCGGAGCTGAGCTTCAATTTTCCAATGCTACCTGGCGACGGCCTCTGTGCACCCACTTCTAACCCAGACCTGAACAGGTATCGATAACATATTAAGTCAAAACTGTGATACAAACTAAAATTTATATAACTGTACAAGGTATGCATCATACTTggacttcttcttcctcttctccccTTCCTCTTTATACCCATTTTCGTGTTTAGCGGTAGAAGCCGAAGCGTGATTCACCGCTGCCCTCTCCTCGTTCCCAACgatatttacaatttcaaattcttcccaTTCAACTCCGCCCTCTGTGCTTGGCTCGCCGTCACCCTGATTGTACTCTTGATACTGGGGTGTAATCTttcgttgctgttgctgctgacgCATCTTGAACTCTATGAAGCTGTCTTGGCTTTGATTCTCGTTCGAATCGCTCGGTGGAGGCCACCTGAAGAGAATAGCGTCGAAGACTAGGTCAAAGAGTAATAAACAGTAATGGTGACTTAAGCTGACAAATGTATTACAATCTGTAGCGTTAGAGACTTGAATGgcttaaatttttatcattcaAACGTCTCATTATTATTAAACTTTCTTCATTTCTGTTATCCTATCATCGAAAGTAAAGTTTCAAGCTCACCTCCATTTGCCAATTCGAACAGTTTTCGCCCTTCCATAGGGATCAAGGAATGGCCTCGATTCCGATGGATCATGAGACTCCAACGGCGGTGGCATAGGCGGCGGGGGTGGCACACCCTTGTTGTTGCTCGAATTCGACAGATTACTGTCTACGCTACTCTTTCGGTTTTTCAGTTCGCTCAATACGTTCGTAAAGTTACTCTGCACGTTGTTCTTGTTTGCACTCGGCCTCTTAACATCCGTCGGGACGGATGATTTTTTGTCAGCCGATTTTCTGTCAACGCTAACTTTCCTCACCGCGTAGTCGACGCTCGTCTTCCTAACGGTTTCAGAGTTCTTCCGTGCAGGACTCTGGGAACGATGGATCTGAGCTTTAACAGTCATTTCTTGACGCTGATTCGATGCCGGTGTCCCTTGCTTCTCTGTTGACCATAGTTCAGCATCCTCTGGTTCCCTAAACGATACCTAATAACGGCAAAATGTATTTTACAAGCTCGTCTGTTGATGACATTTTAAATGGAGATATGGCACAACTCCTTGAAAGCATCTCGAGTTAAGTTCAGGGTTACTTGTCGAGTATTTTACAATATAACTAATTGTACACATGCTTTAAGTGATTTTACTCGTGACAGTATGTACAGTGCTGCAAAAAATTGTAGGTTGCTGGGAATTTCGACTATGTGCTTGAGGAGTATTGAGCAACCATTCATTTAGGTTTTCATTGATGCTGTACTTTAAACATAGAAGGGGGAAATGATCAGTTTTTAGCTATGCTCTGAGAGTACATATGTGTTCGATGAAACTTTTATGGAAAATTCTGTTAAATTTTGTTACTATCAATAGCCTATTTAAGATGCTATTGCTTAGTTTATGTCCTCAGATGTTCAAtagttatttagtttattgctcCATCATATACATTATATTTTTGGTATCATTAAAATTCTTGCAAGAAATGCTTAAATATCGTAAAACTAGAAATTTAATATCTCCCAGTTTTTCCTTTATTACAAGTGCATTCAGCTGCAATGAAATAACAATTTCACCccttattattatacatatcaGGCTCTACCTCCTGCAGATCAGTATGGTCCAACTATTCCATACGAATAAGAAATAATTACCAAGTAATTAACCACTCGATGTACTCATCAAATCTAATTACAAGGAACCTACATTTTCCAACACCACTGTACAAAACGATTTTACAAACGTGTTCATAGAAATCCTTCCCACAACCGGTTAATATCTTCAAAATATGttacaatatttatatatatatatatgcttatCTGACATCGATACATCATCGTTACGTTCAAGAACACCGACGCAATCATTAACATGAATCGACCAGCGGTTTTGAATTTGTTAGATGAAATCTGTAGATACCTTGGAGTAGCGTCCAATAGAATCATTGGGCCCCATTTGGGCACCGTTTTGGGGGGCTGGGGGGACAAGATTCATACTGGAGGGGCCCGCGGACAACACCGTGCCCTGGAAACACACACCCATGCCGCGATGCGGCTCAGAAGCCCCACAGGATCGTCCGTAAAGGACGCGGACCTCTCTATCGAGAGCGATCGCAATCACTGAAGCTGCTCGTGCAGTGGTTCCGCGAGAGTGATCGTGTTAGTACCAGTTATGTGATCGTGAATCGTGAAAGTGACAAGCCATACGACGGCCATCCATTCACTGTGATGACATTTAACATGCAATCCACTGTTTATGGATGTTACGACATCGTGAGTATTATTGTGCGACGAGGTACGCAATGTGTGTCTGTTTTTTACACGGTCTGTATGGTATCTGTGTGCGAGGTGTGTTTGCGCTCGTTCTATGACTATCTTCTGGGACGAGGCCATTTAAGCAAAAACCAACAAGCAATCTACAAGTGACTCTAAAGTTGCAAACCCATGATGAGACAAAAACATCGTGTCTCACACGAGACtctaatctcacgagacaattattccATCATTTCActatgttttaattattttgtaaaatagtttcgtgaaattacactctcatgagacaagtttcgtgatatatatttttttcaaaaatctcatctctcgtgactatttccattatttccatttagttgttgctgagatttttggctcacgatagaaaagtctcgtgtaaaTTCTCATCGTGGCTTTATAATACTTCAATATTGAATCTTAAAAAAGAGAATAGCCAAAGAAAATTTCCCGATTTCTACTATCATGAAGTTACCATTTTAAACTTGAGAAATATACAGGTTGACTATCGTCCCACAAAATAATCAAGGACACGTCTCGTGTCTCAACAGTTCGGTATCATTAATCACTGTTACCAAGGATCATTAACAGCTTCTCACCGGTTGCTGGGAAGAATTCTGAGGGCTCTGAACGAGTAGTTGCTGGAGGGCTTGGTTCTGCGCCAGCAGCTGCTGCTGAATCTGTATATTCTGCGCCATAGCACTCTGCAGGAAGGCTCTCTGTAAATTCTGCTGATAGGCCATCATTTCGTTGTTCGGATTCGGCGGTGAATTGGGGTACTGAGGAAGGCTGAGGCCCTGCATGCTGTAAATCGGTATGGGCATGAACCCTGCGCCCATGTTCATGCTGGTATTCTGTGCAGGTGGCACCTGCTGGGTTGCACTGAACATTGGCATCATCATCGGGGGTGACATCATTCCTGGCGTGATTGCGCCGAAATTGTAACTAGCGTTCTGATTCGGTATGTCCATGTTCCCTCCACCTTTGATCTTCACTGATAACTCTCTCGCTGTGATGGTCTCGTTTTGGGAGCCATTCATCATCATCCCAAGGAAatcgtcgacggtttcgagtCTCCTTGAGCCTTCTGGATTGTCAGGCTTGTACCTGCTCTTCAAATTTTCGAGAATCATGGCGCCACTCTGTGACCTATCATCGCCTGTACCCTTGATACTGGCTGCCAGGCTCCTCGCGTCGGACAGCTCGTCCAAATTTCCGTCCAGAACTGGCATGAACAACTCGTCCAAGAATTGGTCCACGTCTGAAGCTTGACTAGGCACCCTGACACGCCTCACGTGTGACGCCAGGGATGGAGCTTCGCTCGTGTCAGACATGGCCGAGGATTTCACGCCGTACTCGCTCTTCTCGATGTAGGCACGGCTCGATTGGCTACCTGGCAGTGCACGTTTCCCTTGAAATTAAATAGGCGGGTGGTTTTGTGATTGGAGAGTTAATAATTGAGCAGAATTAATGCTTGTAAAGATCAAGTTATTTGGGGAAGTATTATAAAAATGCAATGAAAGAAACGAAAGGAAATCTGGTGAGTAATGTCAGTTTGAGTATGTATTACTTTCATCGTGAAAGATACTTATTTATCGAAGGCTATGACTTACCAGGATACTGGGATTTGATGAACCTGGTCTGAGACCTGATGTAGCTACTCTTATCGTCCTCGGACCTGCCGGTTTGACTAACCGATTGAATATCGGGATACTCGAAATCGATCGTTAAATCTTCCTCCTCGATGTTTGGCTCAGTCGTCCTAGTTATCCTGCTATACTTCCTTTCCTGCGTAATTTCATTCCTCGTCATGTACTCGACGTTACTGACAGCTGACGTTTCGCCAATCCTCTCGAGACTGTGGTAGCGTTCGTTCAATTTCGACGAGGACAATCCAAGGGTCGCCAGTTTCACTGGCGACGGCACCACCTCCGGCTGGAGCAGATTATCCAAGCTACGACTACGCTGCTTCTCCTTTTCGAAGTACCTATCGTTCAGCGCCGATTTCCGCGATAATCCTGTCTCTGTAGTGCTCTCCAATATACCTTCGTGAGATTGCTTCCTCACCTGAAAAGAATTATCGTGGGTGAAACCAAATTAAGAATTTCAATTCTTCATTCTTTCGTGGCCTcgttataattttgaaaaatgttaatAGCTAACGGAGCCTAACATTTCGAACGTTTACTTAGTAAAAGTTCGGTTTACCGATGGCTTCGTGACTGGCGGCTGTGGAGGAGGGACAGCAGGTCGCCTTGGCGATTGGATTTCAGGTTCGACAGGTTTATCGACAACCTTGGGCACTGGTTTCCGTTCGAGAGGTTGGAAGGTTTTCAGAACCGGTGGCTCTATTTCCTGCTCCAACTCTCGAATGATCTGCGTGTGCTGAAACGAATCAGATGAAAGTGTTATAGCGTGAAATAGCAGGGACTTGGCTATCTCGAGCTGTTCAACCGTGAGCTCACTTCTCTCTTTTTGATTGGAGGGAAGCTGTTCTTTCGCTGCTCAAGGAACATGTGCTTGGCGGCTGGAAAAGCTGGCGCCAGCTCCATCTCAGAAATAAGGTCGAGAACGTAGTCGAAGCCATTGGTCTCCGTCACAATAGCGTCTGGACCATCCAACTGATTCCACAAAGTGATGGTCCAGCCTGAATTGTCGACACCGTGATTGTGAACTGCGAGATTCGCCAATTCTTCGCAGGTCGTCCACGAGTCCACGACGCAGGTTACTGTTTCACCTGGAAACAAGTTGTACTTTGGTTaatttaattcaattatttatattttatacattcttACACTGCTGATTTTCTTCTGGAGGAATTCTAATCACAGAATTATCAATTTTCTACCgcatttgtaattatatgtaGCACTGGGTTGTCTAACCCGTCTATTgcaattcaattaaatttacaGAAAATCATTTCATATAACTCATTTGAATTTGCCATGCTGcgtaattaaagaaaattcaTTGCAAAGTGTTTAAAGTATTACCATCATAAAATCCCACGCTCAGCGCCATGTTGACGCGATTTCTGTTCGCTCTCCACTCCAAAACACAAGGTGGGTAGTTCCTAGGCACGTGATGAACGATTTGCTGATTGTTGCTCATGATCCTGAATATCGTCCTTTCTCCCTGCAAAAGCTTCCTCTGGCAGTAAGCCTTATACCCATCGTACGCATGGTCAGACACATATTTCAGAAGGTACTTGAACAATGTGGACGTTGGCTGAAAGGCTGATAGACAATTCGATAACAACAGCCAACCCCTCTCTTTATTCGCATCGTTCTCGTTCTTCCACGTTTGATTGGCCAATTGGCAAAGAATCTCGTCCCTCAGTTTTTCATTCACTATTCCCTTGTTTACGATATAGTCGCCCAGAGCTTGCTCCCTCTTCCCACTCAAGTTGTTCTCGTTCATAAAACGAAGAATCATCTTGAAGATCATCAACGAGTCCGTGTAATCTTGGTCCCTAGCTTTCGCCAAGAACGGTGTCTTTATCGGCTCCCGTTTCATGCCGAAGATGTGACTCTTGAAGTAAATGTTCGTGAACTTTGAGAACTGATGCTGATCGATGTCAGGAGGTAGATTGTAATTGTGGTGCGTGGGAATCACTTGCCCCACGACTTTCAAAAGATTCCTTTCTGTGTGCGTTGGCTGCCaatctataataaaaatgaacGTCAAAATTTGGATGCAGAAGAATTCTttagtagattttttttacaatgaaactgaatgaatttaatttaaaacggTTTGAAGGTACTTGAATGATAGATCATTTTCTCCATGTTGGGATACCAACGAGAAACCGAAAAGAGACAAATGTTTTCGAGATAATACCGTCAAGTTTGCTGTAGATGAAAGCAAGTTCAGCAGGAATTTCTAGATGATTGACACCAGCCACTGCTCTCGACGTTCTTTCCTGTTCCTCCCTCTGTTGCTTCGCTTTTGCTCGCTCCTTGCTGGCCCTCTCGATCTCAGCCCTCTTCGCCCTTTCTTCCTTCAGCACCATAAACTTCTCACGCTGCTTCTGTCCTCTGTATATCTTCTGCGCCATAAGCGCCGCTTTCTTCAGCGCCTTGAACTTTTTCCTCTCTCGATAGCCACGATAGACAGCCTGGATCAGTTCTGTGCTTCGTGAAATATTAAGGAACCTCCTCCTCGCGAGGAATCCCCTGGTGTATCTGCAATCACAAAATTCAAAGCGTGTGTAATTCACTACTCTGGATGCTTAAAGACTGAAAATTAGAAAGGTCATACAATGTCCTTGACATCTCtgacaatttcattttcaaactcACGATTTGAACTgtgttaaacttaaaatatgtgAAACCCACTGAAAAAATCCTGCTTTAAACTCTACCACCCTTCCCAAGGAAGAAACTGCTTAAAATTTATCTGCAACAGGCATATACACTTCTCTTTAATTAAACTTTACTACATATGATACCTTTGCACAGTTATGGCCGCCCTTTCCAAGATCAACGCCCTATTGTACTCCAGTGTCCTCTCCAACGACTCCCTCAAGAACACCCTAGTGAGGCCCAGCTGATACTGGGACTGTGCCTCCTTCGGTGCAGCTTTGTCCAGAATTATTCGACAGAGCTCCTTGTTCGGTGCTCCTCTAGGTAGGTGCGTGGAAACCAGGTACCTGTACCGATCGACAAAGTGCCCAAAGAGCAGGCGAACTGGATACCCTGTCTTTCGAATGCGAATGGTCTCAAGCATCCCCGTGTAACGCAGCTGCTCGAGAACGCACGGCATGTCGAATTTCATTGGTGCCTTTTCCGTGTTTGGCTTGATGCATCGCACGAACCAAGGGTTGCACCTGgaattttcaatgaatattCCAAGAGATGCTGAGTAAATGCAAAGTTCTTAACTGTCTTCGAAAATGCTAGGTTTGAAAGACCTACTGAGACATGGAGTCTAAAAGCTGCTGGAGACTGTCATGGAACCGAGCAGA
Above is a genomic segment from Andrena cerasifolii isolate SP2316 chromosome 12, iyAndCera1_principal, whole genome shotgun sequence containing:
- the Myo10a gene encoding unconventional myosin 10A isoform X3; this translates as MANTGIHHYDLPAIRRGSQAVSPKVRFHCASVNSSGVSDSSGTSNRADSDECSDSHHCQKSPSETGYDVPVQKSRLRSKESVFAYEDGVMCLCAPQQDFVEWHYKTTKSVLKNLKSAFDGLNFDDEYPRGSHDGSADSSTTSSTPTREFSRALPGEDDEEGSRNYLGRQGATRRATGAIKSRAISRPKLRRTPEALTFLCVCVINENPQIFTLTNLSGVKPRQDLGQNGVEDMIQLTDLNEASLLWNLKIRYDKELIYTYTGSILVAVNPYKMFDIYGLDQVKLYEGRILGTLPPHLFAVGSSAYSQVTAANNASANQVVVISGESGSGKTESTKLVMQYLAAVNRAPNNLVTEQILEATPLLESFGNAKTPRNDNSSRFGKYLEVYFRDGVIVGGRITQYLLEKSRIVTQAAEERNYHVFYELLAGLDQQLRDKYGLLTPDKYFYLNQGGNCEIDGKSDTQDFKALLSAMQVLGFTSEEQDTIFKILASVLHLGNVYFHRKQMRHGQEGVEVGSDAEIRWAAHLLQASSDGIIRALTTKTTEARNERVFTALNIDQALDARDAFAKALYSSLFSWLVARVNHIVYKGTKQTAAISILDIFGFENFAENSLEQLCINYANENLQFYFNKHIFKLEQQEYAKEKIDWTTINYTDNLPVIHLIAKKPVGILHLLDDESNFPKATDLSFLEKCHYNHALSELYSRPRMNSAEFAIKHYAGQVWYNVEGFLDKNRDTLRPDVVELLISSKISMVSKMFQHVRTTHEANKTMNKPNGRFVTMKPRTPTVSARFHDSLQQLLDSMSQCNPWFVRCIKPNTEKAPMKFDMPCVLEQLRYTGMLETIRIRKTGYPVRLLFGHFVDRYRYLVSTHLPRGAPNKELCRIILDKAAPKEAQSQYQLGLTRVFLRESLERTLEYNRALILERAAITVQRYTRGFLARRRFLNISRSTELIQAVYRGYRERKKFKALKKAALMAQKIYRGQKQREKFMVLKEERAKRAEIERASKERAKAKQQREEQERTSRAVAGVNHLEIPAELAFIYSKLDDWQPTHTERNLLKVVGQVIPTHHNYNLPPDIDQHQFSKFTNIYFKSHIFGMKREPIKTPFLAKARDQDYTDSLMIFKMILRFMNENNLSGKREQALGDYIVNKGIVNEKLRDEILCQLANQTWKNENDANKERGWLLLSNCLSAFQPTSTLFKYLLKYVSDHAYDGYKAYCQRKLLQGERTIFRIMSNNQQIVHHVPRNYPPCVLEWRANRNRVNMALSVGFYDGETVTCVVDSWTTCEELANLAVHNHGVDNSGWTITLWNQLDGPDAIVTETNGFDYVLDLISEMELAPAFPAAKHMFLEQRKNSFPPIKKREHTQIIRELEQEIEPPVLKTFQPLERKPVPKVVDKPVEPEIQSPRRPAVPPPQPPVTKPSVRKQSHEGILESTTETGLSRKSALNDRYFEKEKQRSRSLDNLLQPEVVPSPVKLATLGLSSSKLNERYHSLERIGETSAVSNVEYMTRNEITQERKYSRITRTTEPNIEEEDLTIDFEYPDIQSVSQTGRSEDDKSSYIRSQTRFIKSQYPGKRALPGSQSSRAYIEKSEYGVKSSAMSDTSEAPSLASHVRRVRVPSQASDVDQFLDELFMPVLDGNLDELSDARSLAASIKGTGDDRSQSGAMILENLKSRYKPDNPEGSRRLETVDDFLGMMMNGSQNETITARELSVKIKGGGNMDIPNQNASYNFGAITPGMMSPPMMMPMFSATQQVPPAQNTSMNMGAGFMPIPIYSMQGLSLPQYPNSPPNPNNEMMAYQQNLQRAFLQSAMAQNIQIQQQLLAQNQALQQLLVQSPQNSSQQPVSFREPEDAELWSTEKQGTPASNQRQEMTVKAQIHRSQSPARKNSETVRKTSVDYAVRKVSVDRKSADKKSSVPTDVKRPSANKNNVQSNFTNVLSELKNRKSSVDSNLSNSSNNKGVPPPPPMPPPLESHDPSESRPFLDPYGRAKTVRIGKWRWPPPSDSNENQSQDSFIEFKMRQQQQQRKITPQYQEYNQGDGEPSTEGGVEWEEFEIVNIVGNEERAAVNHASASTAKHENGYKEEGEKRKKKSKSGLEVGAQRPSPGSIGKLKLSSEMRQRLEKVTANHSVRSTKTTEKPALPREDGKVKRLEDNRKLLLEQQLGGRWDDYASTADDTQSVTSKGTTDMMTQAQVVRTQIERMERPVPPPLPVTPPQPPSPRGGSMYSNSQSGVPQPRSPPAPVEPKSRDSFRTSPDSETFEHFSKTQRDMFSHSRDIFASQQHLRESHEYRSEFDKSRSQDQKSKDFYGKDSTDMASSARDRSSDFDSRRDMNSDIFDPKYARDIFENSSSKRDPFGMTRDVSPKSRDSFGMPSPRDFGVMPNTRDSFAAARQSFKKLDRDTDRRSSVASTHRTDKMERIEIEEWPEFLRPVLPPAEKPEIEKVQEVMNTKLYPQTSTAHFTYNRVTWTLRVKKEVFAPNETLNSPLALHLVFCQVAYDVLATSSIRITKEDRQNMLKMLDNYGVTLDNLQSTQHKITIKKNVVDMAKQWPLYFARIFPVSIGPQHPETQHVAVSHHGLRLIKRTPNGDLVILETLPLEDIVSVSSPRVGVCVMQIASGVRLPLHTNRAPQLTEMISMYIRLIDQKPLHKSTHHENHVSQITKSIQSQASHGSSNHVQSHGQPNHVISNHENHVPSSRVPNHVSATNQTNHQKNQQNQRLSPNQEWRQPEDNGRLQEDGIYESGPVVNDGKHSLLQYAMLNFRQSTEKFEMLKTADGSISGSLKVIESLKSKKKNKKGKGQQDGAEWTWKEQVDLVKYSAVPIEQSLLRLDPELSSLSVECFLCLMMYMGDQPLPPDSSEVKCVYTVLMHCHEYELLRDEVYCQLMKQTTNNKSPNPDSCQRGWRIFSIVAAYFACSDGLRPYLTKYLETAAYDKRRAYHGTATVCLQNLRKTVKYGGRKNVPSVEEIMAISAGRNAKRQIYRLPGGTERVINTKCTTVVQDVIEEMCNIISVRSPHEMDEFSLYCIVDGDAFTMPLARDEYVLDVTTKLHKHHQVFYLIFCRSVWYYPLRLDAPLYIEVVFNQIAPDYLEGLLLVLPGEHLPQEVVYDMAQIAALLHRAADMAHEPTTKEIKYLLPKPVLSLREPRPQQWSNMVQQAWNNVQHNTVAACKAQVLEILWKWPLFGSSFFAVKRVPEGKEKGGDHILALNRHGVHFIDLITHETLHHYPYSEVISTRKVKSEEGTLYLDMKCGNLMQQRITRLQTEQAHEISRLIRQYITMEQRASNTQGAGIGFGMR